The genome window AGAATGACCGAGGACGCCAGAGGAATTTCGATGCGCCACAGTATTTGCCACGGCGTCATTCCCATGCCCCGAGCGCTTTCGATAAGTTCTTTGTCGACGCCCTGGAGTCCGGCGATGGTATTCGCCAATACGGGGAGAAATGCATACAAAGAGAGGGACAAAATAGCGACCGGAGTGCCGAAGCCCAACCACATCGCCAGGAGCACGATCACACCAATAACAGGTGCCGATTGCCCCGCATTACCGATTCCGGTGACGATGGGGACTAAAAACTTCATGCGCTGTCGTGTGAGCACGATCCCCAGAGGCAGGCCCACGGCGAGCACAATAATCGCTGAGATCACGACGATGCGAAGATGCTCCAGAGTTCGACGGCCAATCACTGACCAGGCCAATTGCCGCATTTCCACATCCGTCAGCGTTGTGGTCGTCCGCCATATGAACCAGGCCCCGAACACCACGAGGATAAGGACCGGCGTCCCAAAGACAAGGAGCTTATCCTCCTTAGTCATCTCAAGATTGCGCATCTTGCTGGAGAGCCCACGACGTGATGCGCGATGGGTATTGTGCGATTGCTCTGGTTGAAGGCTTCGTGCCGTGGACAAGTCTTGTTGGTCCGTCACTTTAGACATCGACATCACGTTCCGTGCCCGAGTTCCAGAGGATGGGTTTTGCCTCATGATCCGGTCGTGTTTGCTGGTGGACATACTGATTAACTTTGTCGTAGTTAATAGTGCCGACGTATCGATCGCGATCTGTCACCATTGCGCCACCATGGCTCGAGGAGAGCATGGAATCTAAGGCATTGTTGAGCGTAGATCGGAGGTCCACGACGGTTTGAAGTTTCACCGTTGGCGTCGGGACGTAGTCAAACCGTGAAATACCGTCAAGATAAACCCAGTCTTTAGGCCTTCCGCGTTCGTCGAGAATGACGACAGAATCCTCTCCAGTGCGCATTACCCGTTCGGTAACCTCATCGACTCGATCACCTATGTGGCATATTGGCGGTTGATCGAGTTGCATATCCGATACCCTAAGAAGCGCTAACTGCTTCAAACGAGATCCTGATCCTACGAAATCAACGACAAAATCATTAGCCGGGGATGCCAAAATATTTTGGGGCGTGTCATATTGCTCAACAACCCCACCAACGTTAAAGATAACGATTTTGTCGCCTAGTTTGATTGCTTCATCAATGTCATGGGACACGCAGATGATCGTTTTGTGAAGATCTTCTTGAATAGAAAGAAGCTCATCTTGCAGGTGGTTTCGCGTGATCGGATCCACGGCCCCAAAAGGCTCATCCATCAAGATGACCGGAGGATCAGCGGCAAGACCACGAGCAACCCCCACACGTTGTTGCTGACCTCCCGAGAGTTCCCGCGGGTAACGGTCCCGATAGACCGATGGGTCGAGGCCAACCATGTCTAAAAGCTCGTCCGTTCGAGCGCTGATATCACTCTTTTTCCACTTCAAAAGTCCAGGGACGAGTCCGACGTTGTCCCCTACTGTGAGGTGTGGGAGAAGACTTCCGCCCTGAATAACATAACCAATCTTCCGTCGAAGCTCGGTGGCATTTTTCTTGGTCACATCGTCACCGTCGATAAAAATATGCCCCGACGTCGGTTCAATAAGCCGGTTAATCATTTTGAGAGAAGTGGTTTTCCCACAACCCGACGGCCCGACGAAGATGACGGTATTACCGGCATTAATCGTGAGATCTAAATGCGTGACAGCCGGCGTCTCTTGGCCCGGAAATTTTTTCTGTACGCCGTCGAGCACAATATCGACGCCTGATCGGCCTGAGGTTTCGCCGACAGGGTCTGATCCTTGTCTCGTGTGTCCCGAGTCTTGGATCCGGTGATGATGGGTATTTAATGATGACATTTTTACCTTCTCAAGCCTTGCGGGATGGTGAGCCGGCCGAATCCAATAAGCGCAAAATCAACAATGAGTGCAACGATAACAACGCCGACTGTTCCGACTACCGCGTAGTTCACAGCGTTCGCGCCGCCAATTTGGCTCAATCCGGTGTAGATGTAGCCACCAAGACCAGGCCCTAGTGCATAGGCAGCAATAGCGGCCACTCCCATGGACATTTGAGCCGATACACGAATACCCGTCATAATGACTGGCCAGGCGATAGGTAACTTTACTTTGGTTAAAATTCCAAATGAGCTCATACCTTGCCCGCGGGCAGCTTCAACTAAAGTCGGGCTAACTCCATCTAAACCGACCACAGCATTTCGAAGTATCGGTAACGTGGCATAAAAACACACGACGACGATAGACGGTAAAGTCCCAATTCCGACTATTGGAATTAGCATTCCCAATAGAGCGAACGACGGGATTGTGAGGCCGATAGCAGAAATTGCATTGGCAATAGGCGCTAGTGTGCGAAAAGACGTGACAATAACCGCCAAAATTAAGGCAATAATGGAAGCGATAATCAGCGACTGGATAACGAGGCTTCCATGTTGGTAGCACCGAAAAAGAATGTCTTGCCACCGCGCAGAAATAAATTCCGCCATGCTGTGGTCAACTCCTCGATGGTCACGCCTTCGCAATGGCCATCAATCGTTAGAAGTACGTAGTGACCACTATAGGCCCCAGCAAAGCATTCTGCAGAGTATCGAAAAAGAACAGTAGATGAATTTTTCGTGTGTCGAAAAATTCAACAGTTACGAATTCTTTCCTCTCACAATTTTTTCGATGGCCTCGAGACGCGATTGTAGGGCTCGCTCTTCGCCATGCGCAGTAGGCACGTAATAGTGCTGCTCTACCACCTCATCCGGCGGATATTGCTGCGTAACAACGCCACGAGGGTCATCATGCGGATACACGTAACCCACAGCGCTACCGATACGCTTCGCACCTTCATAGTGGCCATCACGTAAGTGTCTGGGGATAGCTCCAGCCTTCCCCTTCCTGACATCCTTGATCGCTGAGTCAATGGCCACAATCACCGCATTTGATTTCGCAGCGGTAGCAAGGTGGATGGTCGCTTGGGCAAGCGTGATACGCGCTTCAGGCATGCCGATCATCGATACCGCGTGCATCGCCGCGACGGCAGTCTGAAGGGCACTGGGATCCGCCATCCCGATATCTTCACTCGCAAGAATGACGAGCCGGCGCGCTATAAACCGTGGGTCTTCCCCCGCTTCCACCATCCGCGCCAGATAGTGCAAAGCAGCATCAACATCAGATCCACGAATTGACTTAATGAAGGCACTAATCACGTCATAGTGTTGGTCACCATCACGGTCATATTTCACCAGAGCCCGATCAACATTATTGGCGACGATCTCCGGCGTAATGGTCTCGCCATCGTCCAGTGACTGTGCTGACGCCTCCACATAGGTCAGCGCACGTCGGGCGTCGCCGCCTGCCATCGCGACAATCGAGTTCACAGCGTCGTCGTCGATACGAATTCTTCCAGCGAGCCCCCGCTGTGATGAGACAGAGCGGTTAATGACCGTACGTATAGCCTCGTCATCCAAAGGCTCCAACTGAACTAGCAATGACCGTGAGAGCAGTGGCCCGACGACGGCGAAATTGGGGTTCTCAGTGGTCGCAGCAACAAGCAGCACTGTTCGGTTTTCGACGGCCGCGAGAAGTGCATCCTGCTGGGTTTTTGAGAACCTATGGACCTCGTCGATAAAAAGGACGGTCTGAACGCCGTCGATAAGGGCTTGACGTGCTTCTTTGAGGACGCTCCGAATCTCTTTGACTCCAGAACTCAGAGCAGAGAGTACCCGGAAGCGACGCCCCGTCGTGGAGGAAACAAGGGACGCGATCGTCGTTTTACCGGTCCCCGGTGGACCAAAAAGGATCACCGACGAATCCCCCGCCCCCTCAACGAGACGGCGTAATGGCGAACCCTGCCCAAGAACGTGCTCTTGGCCGACGACCTCATCCAAGTTACGCGGCCGCATACGCACTGCTAGAGGCGCCGACGACCCGGGATGAAAATAGTCCGCCGACGAATCCGTTGAAGAAGAGGTGTCGAGCGGGTTGCCGAACAATCCGGATTGACCCGAGTTCGTGTCATCATCCGTCATAAATGGGGTTCCTCATAAGTTACGAGCCGGAGCGCTCCAGATTTCTCACTGCCGTGCAGACCTCTCGGCTGAACGCTGAGACAGCGGGGAATCGGGGATCCTGGCCATGCTCGGCTAAAGCTCCGAGAGCTTCAAACGTCTGAATAATGTCGCGGCGAATGACCAGTTGATCTCGCGTTCGCGCACGACCGTGGAGGATATGCTGTCCCCTAAAGTCAATGGACCGGTCCAGATCCGAATCCTCAGAGTCCTTCGTACCGACGGTTCCACCGGCAGATGTGTTGTCTTCGCCGCTGTCACTGGTGAGCCGCACCTTATCGATCAGCGCGGTGAGCCCTCCAGCTTCCAAGATGGCTAGTGACAGAAGCGACCACCCCACCAGGGCGGTGACTATTCGCGCCCGCAAGCGTTCGTCGTTGAGGACATTGGGCCACATTCCGCTCACTTCGTGACGCCACGCATCAACAAACTTGCGGCTGAGTTCTCCGTTAAGAGCAGTGCCCTCGGCGTATTGAGGGAAGCCGGCGATAACGCACGCAACGTCGAAGGTGACATCGCGGAATCCAGCCCACTCAAAGTCGAGATACGTGATCCTCTGGTTTCCACACAGAATGTTGTCGGGTGAGAGGTCGAAGGGAGTAAAGGCCCTGTGCTGCCCCGACGCCAACCGTCGTGATGAATCGGCAGCAAAGTCTGACACTTCTGCCGGGACAGAAACGCCGAGCTTCCCCACCATGCTTAATCCGTAGTCAATGGCGTCAGTAAGAACACGTCCACGAGCGACGACTAACTCACGGCCGGCTTTTGCGCGGGACATCATGCGACGAAGGAGAGTTGCGAAATCATCTTCGGCCCCAGCGGTCGCACGATGCATGCGTCCCAAGGATGTTCCGAGCCGCCTCACCAGCTTCGCTTTATCGTCGTCAGAGCTGGTGTTCCATACGTCGATCAGATTGTCGACGGAACCAGCGTCTGTGGTGACCATCAACCGCTTATCCAGGTCATATGCCAACATGACCGGACCAGGGCGAGATTCGTTAGCCAGCGAATTGGTGAATTGATAGGCGACGATCTCACGAATGAGTGCTGGATCAGGGCCGCTCAGCGACTCTGGCGGCAGTTGCTTAATGATCACTGTTCGTTCATGCAAGAACGGGTTAGTGGCGACGCGTGCACGCAAGACTAACGCAGACCCTGACCCTCCTAGATCCTCTGGATCGGACAGGTGGGGTTGGCCGCCAAGCCTGTTACCCAATAAGTCAGAGGCTGCGCTCATGACCGCATCAGTGGATAGCACTGTGTGCCACTACTCCTTGTCTACGCCGGGACATTCCCGTTCCATCACGTACAGTAAACCCGCCGAAACGCTGTTCGCATGGAAAATCAGTTCTTCGTTTCTTTCTTCTTCGGTTTAGCGTCGATGCCTGATTCTTTGCGCTGCTCAGGAGTGATGGGCGCTGGTGCATCAGTGAGAGGATCGACGCCACCACCGGACTTCGGGAATGCAATGACATCGCGAATGGACTCAAAGCCACCCAAGAGGGAGACTATACGGTCCCATCCGAAGGCGATACCACCGTGCGGCGGTGCACCGAACTTCATTGCCTCAAGGAGGAATCCGAACTTCTCCTGTGCTTCTTCGTCCGAAATACCCATGACATTGAACACACGCTGCTGCACGTCCGAGCGGTGAATACGGATTGAGCCGCCACCGATCTCGTTTCCGTTGCACACAATGTCGTAGGCGTAGGACAGTGCAGACCCAGGATCTTTATCGAAGGAGTCCATGCACTCTGGCTTCGGGGACGTGAAGGCGTGGTGGACGGCGGTCCATGCGGAGTGCCCTAAGGCCACGTCGCCTTCTGCCGTCGCGTCAGCTGCCGGCTCAAAGAGCGGAGCATCAACAACCCAGGTAAATGCCCAATCGCCTTCCTTGATAAGACCCAGCTTCCGGGCAACTTCACCGCGTGCTGCGCCTAACAAGGCGCGTGATGATTTAGCATCGCCGGCCGCGAAGAAAATGCAGTCGCCAGGCTTAGCTCCGACATGGTCAGCGATACCTTCGCGTTCAGCGTCGGTAATGTTCTTTGCGACAGGGCCGGAGAGTTGGCCGTCGTCGCCAACGAGAATATAAGCCAGCCCTTTGGCGCCTCGCTGCTTTGCCCAGTCCTGCCAGGCGTCCAGCTGACGACGTGGCTGGGAGGCTCCGTCCTCCATCACGATTGCGCCAACGTAGGGGTTCTGGAAGACGCGGAATGTGGTGTTCGCGAAGAACTCCGTGCACTCCACAATCTTGATGTCGAACCGGAGGTCAGGCTTATCCGACCCGTAGTACTTCATGGCGTCGGCGTAGGTCATGCGCGGGATCGGGGTCGGAATGTCGTAACCGATCTCTTTCCAAATGGCGGTGAGGATTTCCTCGGCGACGCTAATGACGTCGTCCTGGTCGACGAAGCTCATCTCGACGTCGAGCTGCGTGAACTCGGGTTGCCGATCAGCGCGGAAATCTTCGTCGCGATAGCAGCGAGCAATCTGGAAATAACGTTCCATACCGCCAACCATCAGCAGCTGCTTAAACAGCTGAGGAGACTGCGGGAGAGCATAGAACGAGCCCGGACGTAGACGAGCGGGAACGAGGAAGTCACGAGCACCCTCCGGCGTCGACCGTGTCAACGTGGGGGTTTCGATTTCGTGGAAGTCGTGCTTCAGGAGCACTGACCGCGCAGCCTGGTTGACGTTCGAGCGGAGAACCAACGCATCATGCTGGGTTTTCCGTCGAAGATCCAGGTAGCGGTATTTGAGGCGAGTTTCCTCACCGACTTCCCCGGACGATGACTGATCGTCAATCTGGAAAGGCAAAGCCTCCGACGAGTTCAGAATGGTCAGCTCATTGACGTTCAACTCGATGGCGCCCGAATCCAAGTTAGGGTTCTCGGAGCCCTCGGGACGAGCGTCGACTACACCCGTCACACGGATGCAGTACTCGCTGCGAAGGTGGTGTGCCTGTGCAGCAACATCAGAATCGCGGAAAACAACCTGCGCCAGACCCGATCGATCGCGTAAGTCAATGAAAATCACGCCACCGTGATCACGACGACGAGCGACCCAGCCACTCAATGTCACGGTCTGGCCTACATGGTGAGAACGAAGTTCACCGGCAAGGTGTGTGCGATGCACAGGGCAGTCCTTCCAAAATATCCTGAGAGATCTATCACTAGAGTGAGGTGATACCACCTATAAACGGTTGTTGGCACACTCGGCCCCTCACTCTACCCGATACTCAATCCTATTTGGCGTCCGGCTCTCTACTTCTGTGCAGCATTTGGCAGAATATGAGATGTGACGTTTAAGAATGATTTTCAGGCCTCGGGCTCGCGCGCTTCCCACGGTGGTGGACGGATCGCTGCAGGTGGTGGCATAGGCTCCATCGTTATAGTCGGCTTATACCTCCTACTTGGTGGAAATCCGGCTGATCTCATTAATAGCAGTGGCGGGGGTGGACATGACCAAGCGAACCGCGAGGAATGTAAATCTGGTGCTGACGCGAACAAATATGATCACTGCCGCGTCGAGTACACAGGCATTTCCCTGGACCGGGTCTGGAGCAGGATTTTGCCCGAACAGGCAAATATCGACTACACCAAGCCGGGCTTAACCCTATTTTCTGGGTCAACCTCGACAGGGTGCGGGCAGGCTAGCTCCTCAACCGGCCCGTTCTACTGTCCGTCAGACTCCACAGCCTATTTTGATACGTCATTCTTCCAACAGCTGAAAGACATGGGCGGCTCCAACGGGCCTTTCGCGCAGGAGTACGTCGTTGCCCATGAATTTGGGCACCATATCCAAAACCTTCAGGGCACGCTGGGATTGAGCGACTACAACAACCCCGGAGAAGACTCCAACGCTGTCAAGATGGAGCTTCAGGCGGATTGCTACGCCGGGATATGGGCAAACCATGCTGCTCAAGGCGATGACGCGATCCTTGAACCACTCAGCGATGACCAAGTCCAGCAAGCAGTGACTACGGCCCAAGCCATTGGCGACGACGCCATCCAGAAACAATCGGGCCAGTCCGTCAACCCAGACCAGTGGACACACGGATCATCGGAAGAGCGTAAAAGTTCTTTCCTCAAGGGGTATAAGAACGGCACGATGAGCGCGTGTAAACAATCGTTTAACGAATAACACGGTGGCTGCTTTTATACCCTCAACTACCGTCGAATACTGTTTATTAATCCTTAGGAGTTCACTATGTCCGTCCGTGTCCCGACCCCGCACTCGTCGGCTGACTCAGATTCACCAGAATCAGATCGCGATAGGTTGGCTCGCGAGCTTGCCATCCTCGTCGACGATTTTAACGGCACGATTACCTTTGACGACGATGTCATCGCTGCGCATTCCCACGACGAGGCTCCTCAACCGACAAGTGGCCGCGCCTTGGCCCTTGTGAGAGCCAGGAGCATCGCCGACGTCCAAGCTGTCGTTCGATTCGCATACGAACACGGCATTCCCGTCGTGCCTCAAGGAGCCCGAACTGGCTTAACCGGAGGGGCTAATGCTAAAGAAAACTGCATTCTGCTCTCAGTGAAGTCGATGGATCGCATCCTCGAAATTAGTGAACTCAACCAGACAGTCACGGTAGAGCCTGGCATTGTTAATCAGGACCTTAAAGGTGCGCTCCGGCCGCACGGGCTACTGTATCCACCCGATCCGGGATCGGTGGGAATGTCCACCATCGGCGGAAATATTGCGACCAATGCGGGTGGAATGTGCTGCGTGAAATATGGCGTTACCCGAGATTTCGTGCGTGAACTCAAGGTTGTCCTTCCCGATGGAACTTTGACTCGAGTCGGCCACAAAACTGCGAAAGGCGTTGCAGGGCTCGAGCTCGCTCAGCTTTTCGTCGGTTCAGAAGGAACCCTCGGAGTTATCGTCGAGGCCACCCTTCGACTGATCCCCCTACCGCCTACTCCCCTAACCGCAGTGGCCACATTCGCCTCGGAGCGCGACGCTGCAGAAACGGTTGCCGCCTACATGGGGGCTGGTTACCGCCCGTCCATGTTTGAGATGCTCGACGGTCTCACCATTTCTATGCTCAATGAGCTCAAGGATTTCGGTCTCGATGAAAATGTCGGCGCGATGCTGATCATGCAGTCTGATTCGACGACGGCGAAGGAAGACACCGAAGAATTCACAACGATTGCGGACAAACACAATGCCATCGACATTGCGTTTTCGGATAATCCCGCAGACAACGATGCTCTTGTTGCGGCTCGACGAATGGTTCATCCGGCCAACGAGCTGTACCAGCGGAATCACGGCGGCGGACAACTGATCGAGGATATATGTATTCCTCGCTCCTCCATGGCGGATTTCTTCGATGGTTTGGCCGCGATTCGGAAAAACACCGGGGTCGTCATCGCGGCCATTGCACATGCCGGCGACGGAAATACGCACCCGGCCTTATTCTTCGACGCCTATGACCAGGAATCCTGCGCTCGTGCCCAAGATGCGTTTGAGCAGATTATCCACCTCGGGTTATCCCTTGGAGGCACCATCACAGGCGAACATGGCGTCGGGGATCTTAAAAGCAAGTGGCTCCCCCATGAATTAGATGAGGGAGCGCAAAACCTGCACCTCGCTATCAAACAGGCGGTTGACCCGGATTCAATCATGAACCCCGGGGGCATGTACCACTATCTACGCCGATAACCGACCACGAACTTCCTGAACGACCTGGTCAAGGGGGACGGCGGTTTGTTCACCTTCGTGTAGGTCCTTGACCTGCACGATGGATTTGGCTAGCTCGTCTTCCCCAATGACCAGGGCAAAACGAGCACCTGCGCGGTCGGCGGCTTTCATCGAGCCTTTGAGCCCACGGTGACCATAGGACATGTCCGCGCGTACTCCGGATTGACGGAGGTCATTAATGATGACGGGCATGCGTCGGTGTGCTTCCTCCCCCATGGCCACGCCGTACACCTCCACTCGGCTCCCGTCGGTCACCGTCTTCTTCTCAGTTTCCAACGCGAGAAGTGCGCGTTCCACACCGAGTCCGAAGCCCACACCAGAAAGGTCGCGGCCACCGAGTTCAGCCATCAGGCCGTCGTAGCGGCCTCCCCCGCCGATACCAGACTGGGCACCGAGGTCATCGTGGACAAATTCGAAGCATGTCTTCGTGTAATAGTCCAGGCCACGCACCATGCGCGGATTGATCGTGTACGGAACCGACAGATCATCCAAAATTCCAGTGACCGTCTCGAAATGCGCGCGAGCCTCGTCGGAAAGATAATCAAGCATGAGCGGTGCGTCGGCCGTCATTTCCTTAACTTCTGGACGCTTGTCATCCAGAACCCGGAGCGGATTAATCTGCGCACGGTGCTGTGTCTCTTCATCCAGTGGTAGCGACGTCAGGAAGGCCTGGAGTTTCTCCCGGTATGCAGGCCGGCAAGTGGAATCCCCCAATGACGTCAACTCCAGCCGGAATCCCATCAGTCCCAACGATGTAAAACACCGATACGCAAGCGCAATGACCTCGGCATCGAGGGCGGGATCATCAACACCAATCGCCTCAACACCGACTTGCTGGAACTGACGATACCGGCCGGCTTGTGGCCGCTCATAGCGGAAGCACGGTCCTGCATACACCAGCTTCGCGGGGAGCTGACCACGATCAAGTCCGTGCTCAATGACTGCCCGCATCACACCAGCTGTACCTTCGGGACGAAGCGTCATCGAACGTCCGCCTCGGTCTTCGAACGTGTACATCTCTTTCGTGACGACGTCGCTGGACTCCCCAACTCCCCGAGCAAAGAGTGAAGTGTCCTCGAAGATCGGAAGCTCAACCGGCTCATACCCAGCTACCGTCGCGCAATGATGGAAAGTCGAGCGAACAGCGTTGAACTCGTGAGAATTCGGCGGAACATAATCAGGAACGCCTTTAGGAGCAGTGAATTTACGTGGCTTCGAGGATGTACTCACGGATTCACACTATAGCGAATGGGGGCAATCAGCTGGCCGACCGACGGCGACCCCGCGTGCTGTAACCGCCCCTCAACGAGATGACACTCGCTATAGGCCGCGGAGAAATGGGCTCTGTTGAAGCTCCTCCTCGATAGAGGTGCTCGGCCCATGTCCAGGGAGAATCACGGTTTCTTGTGGAAGTTTCTTAACGACGTCGGCCAGCGTCGATTTCATGGAATGCGGATTGGAACCGGGCAAATCCGTCCGGCCGATGCCTCCGCGGAAGAGAACGTCGCCTCCGAAACACGTTTCCCCCAGGAAAAGCATGGTCGAACCAGGGGAATGCCCAGGTGCTCCAACGATTGTGAAGGTGCCGACGGCTGTCTCGAGAGTGGTCTGCCCGCCAATAGCGACTTCGGGATAGGTGCCGCTGTGCGGGTCAGTGACGGAGTCATCCATCCACGAAATGTCGTAATGCTCCACACGTTCGGGCTGTTCCATGTGGTCATGATCAAGAATGCGATCAATGTCCCGAAAGGCGCCATCACTGTCTTCGAGCATGAATACATCGGCCTCGTGAAGCCAAACTGGAACTGAAAAACGGTTGGCGATAATTCCCGCATCGCGGCTGTGATCCAGATGCCCGTGCGTCAAATACACTCCAGACACGGTGAGGTCATGGTCATCCATATACGATAAAACGGGTACATGGGCTCCGTGTCCTGGATCAATCACGATGGCCTCGTTGCCACGCGTACATATGTAGCAATTCGTGCTTAAGGCTCCCACTGTGGTCATAGTGATAGTCACGTCGTTAGTCATAAGACCATGGTAGGCATAGTAGGATGTCGGAGCGGGAAACTAGTCGCCGCCTATCACGTGCAATTATTATCACGTGCAACTATGGTTCTGCAGCCCCAACCGTCATTCACAAGACTGATAGAAAGTGATTGTTTGTGAGCACCAACAAAGAAAGGCGCGAGGAAGCCTTCTCAGCGCTAGAGAAAGAGCTGAAAAAGCGTAACCGTGTGGAGAAGGCACGGCCCCTCGGAGTCGTCGTCGCTACTGTCGTCATTCTCGTCGCAGTAGCTGGCGGGATTTATTGGGCAGCAACGTCTGGCGGTGACGACCACGACAACACGGCGGCATCTGCTGATACGACCACGACTGAGCAGAAAAAAAATCAGGATCTTCCAGCCGTAAAAGCGGACTATGGCGATTCGGTAACCTGTGACTACACCAAGGCGGACCAGCCTGATTCGAAACAGGCCGATCTTCCTCAGAGTGACAATGTGCCGGCAAAGGGAACAGTGAACGTCACCTTGCACACGAACCAGGGCGATATTCCGGTTACCATGGATCGTTCCAAGTCTCCGTGTACGGTCAATGCGATTGAGGCTCTCGCTAAACAGGGGTTCTACAACGACACAGTGTGCCATCGGCTCACCACAGAAGGCATTTTTGTCCTTCAGTGCGGTGACCCCTCAGGCACAGGCAAGGGCGGCCCAGGCTTCACGTTCAAGGACGAGTACCCCTCGAACTCTGTGTCCGACAGCGACAAAGAGGGGACCTTTAACTACAAGCGCGGGACTCTCGCGATGGCGAACTCTGGTGAGGACACCAACGGATCTCAGTTCTTCCTTGTTTATAAGGACTCACCACTTCCCCCCAAGTACAACGTGTTCGGTTCGATTTCTGACGACGGTCTGAAAACCATCGACGGTATCGCCGCCAAGGGTGCGAAGCCTCAGGATGAAAGTGGCAATACCGCACCCAATGAGGAAGTCAAGATCACCAGTGCTGCAGTGAGCTAGCACTTAGAGCTCCATCCCGAACGGGCTTCAGAATGCCGGCATCACCCCCGATGCCGGCATTTTTCATATATTCATATAACAGTGCTGCGAGAGGAAAATGCCGCGTGACCGCATCCGATCACTGTGTCACGCC of Corynebacterium kroppenstedtii DSM 44385 contains these proteins:
- a CDS encoding ABC transporter permease, producing MSKVTDQQDLSTARSLQPEQSHNTHRASRRGLSSKMRNLEMTKEDKLLVFGTPVLILVVFGAWFIWRTTTTLTDVEMRQLAWSVIGRRTLEHLRIVVISAIIVLAVGLPLGIVLTRQRMKFLVPIVTGIGNAGQSAPVIGVIVLLAMWLGFGTPVAILSLSLYAFLPVLANTIAGLQGVDKELIESARGMGMTPWQILWRIEIPLASSVILNGVRTALVLLVGVGAFATFIDAGGLGALIQSGIVLFRYRVLVSGAILVALLALFVDWIGRIVEITVTPKGIS
- a CDS encoding replication-associated recombination protein A, whose translation is MTDDDTNSGQSGLFGNPLDTSSSTDSSADYFHPGSSAPLAVRMRPRNLDEVVGQEHVLGQGSPLRRLVEGAGDSSVILFGPPGTGKTTIASLVSSTTGRRFRVLSALSSGVKEIRSVLKEARQALIDGVQTVLFIDEVHRFSKTQQDALLAAVENRTVLLVAATTENPNFAVVGPLLSRSLLVQLEPLDDEAIRTVINRSVSSQRGLAGRIRIDDDAVNSIVAMAGGDARRALTYVEASAQSLDDGETITPEIVANNVDRALVKYDRDGDQHYDVISAFIKSIRGSDVDAALHYLARMVEAGEDPRFIARRLVILASEDIGMADPSALQTAVAAMHAVSMIGMPEARITLAQATIHLATAAKSNAVIVAIDSAIKDVRKGKAGAIPRHLRDGHYEGAKRIGSAVGYVYPHDDPRGVVTQQYPPDEVVEQHYYVPTAHGEERALQSRLEAIEKIVRGKNS
- the ypfJ gene encoding KPN_02809 family neutral zinc metallopeptidase; the protein is MTFKNDFQASGSRASHGGGRIAAGGGIGSIVIVGLYLLLGGNPADLINSSGGGGHDQANREECKSGADANKYDHCRVEYTGISLDRVWSRILPEQANIDYTKPGLTLFSGSTSTGCGQASSSTGPFYCPSDSTAYFDTSFFQQLKDMGGSNGPFAQEYVVAHEFGHHIQNLQGTLGLSDYNNPGEDSNAVKMELQADCYAGIWANHAAQGDDAILEPLSDDQVQQAVTTAQAIGDDAIQKQSGQSVNPDQWTHGSSEERKSSFLKGYKNGTMSACKQSFNE
- the aspS gene encoding aspartate--tRNA ligase, with amino-acid sequence MHRTHLAGELRSHHVGQTVTLSGWVARRRDHGGVIFIDLRDRSGLAQVVFRDSDVAAQAHHLRSEYCIRVTGVVDARPEGSENPNLDSGAIELNVNELTILNSSEALPFQIDDQSSSGEVGEETRLKYRYLDLRRKTQHDALVLRSNVNQAARSVLLKHDFHEIETPTLTRSTPEGARDFLVPARLRPGSFYALPQSPQLFKQLLMVGGMERYFQIARCYRDEDFRADRQPEFTQLDVEMSFVDQDDVISVAEEILTAIWKEIGYDIPTPIPRMTYADAMKYYGSDKPDLRFDIKIVECTEFFANTTFRVFQNPYVGAIVMEDGASQPRRQLDAWQDWAKQRGAKGLAYILVGDDGQLSGPVAKNITDAEREGIADHVGAKPGDCIFFAAGDAKSSRALLGAARGEVARKLGLIKEGDWAFTWVVDAPLFEPAADATAEGDVALGHSAWTAVHHAFTSPKPECMDSFDKDPGSALSYAYDIVCNGNEIGGGSIRIHRSDVQQRVFNVMGISDEEAQEKFGFLLEAMKFGAPPHGGIAFGWDRIVSLLGGFESIRDVIAFPKSGGGVDPLTDAPAPITPEQRKESGIDAKPKKKETKN
- a CDS encoding ABC transporter permease, which produces MAEFISARWQDILFRCYQHGSLVIQSLIIASIIALILAVIVTSFRTLAPIANAISAIGLTIPSFALLGMLIPIVGIGTLPSIVVVCFYATLPILRNAVVGLDGVSPTLVEAARGQGMSSFGILTKVKLPIAWPVIMTGIRVSAQMSMGVAAIAAYALGPGLGGYIYTGLSQIGGANAVNYAVVGTVGVVIVALIVDFALIGFGRLTIPQGLRR
- a CDS encoding ABC transporter ATP-binding protein — its product is MSSLNTHHHRIQDSGHTRQGSDPVGETSGRSGVDIVLDGVQKKFPGQETPAVTHLDLTINAGNTVIFVGPSGCGKTTSLKMINRLIEPTSGHIFIDGDDVTKKNATELRRKIGYVIQGGSLLPHLTVGDNVGLVPGLLKWKKSDISARTDELLDMVGLDPSVYRDRYPRELSGGQQQRVGVARGLAADPPVILMDEPFGAVDPITRNHLQDELLSIQEDLHKTIICVSHDIDEAIKLGDKIVIFNVGGVVEQYDTPQNILASPANDFVVDFVGSGSRLKQLALLRVSDMQLDQPPICHIGDRVDEVTERVMRTGEDSVVILDERGRPKDWVYLDGISRFDYVPTPTVKLQTVVDLRSTLNNALDSMLSSSHGGAMVTDRDRYVGTINYDKVNQYVHQQTRPDHEAKPILWNSGTERDVDV
- a CDS encoding phosphotransferase family protein, with protein sequence MLSTDAVMSAASDLLGNRLGGQPHLSDPEDLGGSGSALVLRARVATNPFLHERTVIIKQLPPESLSGPDPALIREIVAYQFTNSLANESRPGPVMLAYDLDKRLMVTTDAGSVDNLIDVWNTSSDDDKAKLVRRLGTSLGRMHRATAGAEDDFATLLRRMMSRAKAGRELVVARGRVLTDAIDYGLSMVGKLGVSVPAEVSDFAADSSRRLASGQHRAFTPFDLSPDNILCGNQRITYLDFEWAGFRDVTFDVACVIAGFPQYAEGTALNGELSRKFVDAWRHEVSGMWPNVLNDERLRARIVTALVGWSLLSLAILEAGGLTALIDKVRLTSDSGEDNTSAGGTVGTKDSEDSDLDRSIDFRGQHILHGRARTRDQLVIRRDIIQTFEALGALAEHGQDPRFPAVSAFSREVCTAVRNLERSGS